TGGGGGGAGGGCCGGGGTGGGGGGTGTTCTCCCCCTCTCCCCGTGGGAGAGGGTCGGGGTGAGGGCTTCCTTTGATAAAAGGTGGATTATGCGTACACTGGTAATTCTGCTGGCTTTGCTGGCGGTCGCCGGGCTGGCCGAGCAGCCCGCCATCGCCATCGTGGACTTCGAGGCGGTGAACTGCGACGAGGGCATCGCCAAGGCGGTGGGCGAGATCATGCGCACCGAAATCATCGCCACCGGCCGCTTTCGGGTCATCGAGCGGGCGCAACTCGCCAAAATCATAGAGGAGCATTCCTTCCAGTTGTCGGGGATGGTGGACGCGAGCACCATTGCAGAGTTCGGCAAGCTGGTGGGGGCGGACTACGTGGCGGTGGGGAGTGTGAGCCGCCTGGCGGGCACCTACACCGTGGCGGTGCGCTACATTGACGTGGAGACGGCGGAGGCGGCGCTGGGGCGGACGGAGACGGCCGACGGCGAGGGGATGCTGCCAGACGTGTGCCGCAGGCTGGCCGCGGCGCTTACCGGCCTGCCGTACAGCGGGACCTCGGGCGGCGGCTACACATCGGGCACCTCCGACGCGGGCCGCATCGCCTTTTCCTCCTTGCGCGACGGAAGCTTTGAAATCTCCGTGATGGACGCCGACGGGCGCAACCAGACCAAGTTGACCAGCAACGATAACCACGACTGGTCTCCCGCCTGGTGCCCGGTGGAGTAGGAC
The sequence above is a segment of the bacterium genome. Coding sequences within it:
- a CDS encoding CsgG/HfaB family protein; this translates as MRTLVILLALLAVAGLAEQPAIAIVDFEAVNCDEGIAKAVGEIMRTEIIATGRFRVIERAQLAKIIEEHSFQLSGMVDASTIAEFGKLVGADYVAVGSVSRLAGTYTVAVRYIDVETAEAALGRTETADGEGMLPDVCRRLAAALTGLPYSGTSGGGYTSGTSDAGRIAFSSLRDGSFEISVMDADGRNQTKLTSNDNHDWSPAWCPVE